TCGGTGCTTGAAAGCATAGTGGGCCGAGACTTTCTTCCTAGAGGATCCGGTTTGttttccttctttatttttcttgttcgCAGTTTTTACAGCTGAGTAGTTAACTATTTGTTAGagatataaattaattgcaGGAATTGTTACTAGAAGGCCTCTTGTTCTACAGCTTCACAAGACAGAAGATGGTTCGCAGGAGTACGCTGAGTTTCTTCACTTGCCTAAGAGGAGATTTACGGATTTCTGTATGTTTAATCTCTTTACTTGTATATAATTAAAGTcatttctgttttattttgcttttaataGCATGTGAGTCTCTACAACtgaatttatttgtatgaaatgatgataaattttgttattcaaGGCGTTTGGATGTCTCCTTGTAAGcctgttttattttattattgggtACAGCCGCGGTCCGTAAAGAAATTCAAGATGAAACAGATAGAATGACAGGGAGGACCAAACAGATTTCTCCCGTTCCTATCCATCTTAGTATCTACTCTCCCAACGGTTTGttacttttatgtttttaatttctttgccATCTTTGcgatatgtattttttttatgtgtttctTGCTAATACCACTCCTTTATTTGCAGTTGTCAACTTAACTCTGATTGATTTACCTGGTCTCACTAAAGTTGCCGTTGGTAGGCTTTCTACTTGCTTATTACGAGTTGCATATTCTGCATTTTACTACTTTTACTTAGGGCAGGCATGTTATTCTTTTCAGAAGGGCAGCCTGAAAGTATCGTTCAAGACATTGAGAATATGGTGCGAACATATGTTGAGAAGGTAACAGAActtctttgtttctttgtaCCGTCTAATTTGATTTCTATCTAGTGGGTTCCTGTAAACGAGTTTGATTCATTCGTCAACTAGCACTAATTTCCTTATTTACACACTACTGCTttaatgttatataatataatatttgctTATTTGATTTCTGTAGCCTAATTGCATCATACTAGCTATATCTCCGGCTAATCAAGATATAGCAACTTCTGATGCTATCAAACTGGCTAGGGAAGTTGATCCAACTGGTATGAACCCAATAGTCTTTTCTGTATCtgaattatactttttttagtTGAAACTTCTCTTGCGGTTTGATCTTCAATATTCTATTTTATTGTGTAACTGTCCCAGGTGATCGTACCTTTGGGGTGCTGACAAAGCTAGATTTGATGGACAAAGGAACAAATGCATTAGATGTATGCCTTCAGTGTATCTTTGTGTTTCAGATATCCTTCATCTGCTCTCAAGTTCTCAGTAGTTGAGATGAACATTCAGTAATATTTGGTCTATTAGAATTAATCACTGATACTTCATTTATTATCATCAGAGTCTCTGCATGTTCAGGTCTTGTCTCACATTAATTCAACTACTTAGATGTGGGAAACTTTTTTTGAGTATTTATCTTCTGTTCCCTCTTAAGGTGCTTGAAGGAAGATCTTATCGACTGCAACATCCTTGGGTTGGAATTGTTAATCGCTCACAAGCGGATATAAATAGAAATGTTGATATGATTGCTGCTAGGCGCAAGGAACGTGAGTACTTTGCTACAAGTCCAGACTATGGACACTTAGCCAGCAAAATGGGTTCAGAGTATCTTGCAAAGCTTCTCTCAAAGGTTTGATTTAGATCATCTAGCAGTGGGAGACTACTTTTGGGTTTTCTTgaatatcgttttgattaagTGCTCTGTTTTCAGCATTTGGAGTCTGTTATAAGGGCTAGAATACCAAGTATCACTTCCTTGATAAATAAAAGCATTGAAGAACTTGAATCGGAGATGGACCATCTTGGTCGGCCTATTGCTGTTGATGCTGGGGTAAGTGTCTTAAACCTcataaatattgttttgttaagtTACTTGTATTTTGAtgctttattttataatattgtgcAGGCTCAGCTGTACACTATCTTGGAACTATGCCGAGCATTTGACCGGATATTCAAAGAGCATTTGGATGGAGGGTAAATTGCCATAATTTTAATGCTTTCTCTCTTGGTTATTTTCTAAAACTCTTTAGCTTTAGATGAATTCGGCTGGTTAAGGGGTCCTTTttagttttccttttcttttaatttctgttatggTTTTTGGTTTGAGTTGTTGTAAGTCcatgcattttttatttgattttatatactGAAATTCTTTTTATGGAAACCTTTTCTGGTTGCTTTCTGTTCTGGTCactcagtgataaaataatttttttttaaaatgttgttcaAAGACATGGCTTCTTgctaataaaatttggttttttaagaAATTACAGCTTAGAAAACTTTTTGGCAAGCTCTAGTAGGTATTGGTATAACCCAAACATAGCTGATATCtctaaaatctattttaaaCATAGAATGTAATGCTCTGATGGCTGGCTCAGAATTGATTATATCTCAGGCGACCTGGAGGTGACCGTATTTATGGAGTCTTTGACAACCAACTTCC
This sequence is a window from Mangifera indica cultivar Alphonso chromosome 5, CATAS_Mindica_2.1, whole genome shotgun sequence. Protein-coding genes within it:
- the LOC123215762 gene encoding phragmoplastin DRP1E, producing MTTMESLIGLVNRIQRACTMLGDYGGGDNAFSSLWEALPSVAVVGGQSSGKSSVLESIVGRDFLPRGSGIVTRRPLVLQLHKTEDGSQEYAEFLHLPKRRFTDFSAVRKEIQDETDRMTGRTKQISPVPIHLSIYSPNVVNLTLIDLPGLTKVAVEGQPESIVQDIENMVRTYVEKPNCIILAISPANQDIATSDAIKLAREVDPTGDRTFGVLTKLDLMDKGTNALDVLEGRSYRLQHPWVGIVNRSQADINRNVDMIAARRKEREYFATSPDYGHLASKMGSEYLAKLLSKHLESVIRARIPSITSLINKSIEELESEMDHLGRPIAVDAGAQLYTILELCRAFDRIFKEHLDGGRPGGDRIYGVFDNQLPAALRKLPFDRHLSLQNVRKVVSEADGYQPHLIAPEQGYRRLIEGSLNYFRGPAEASVDAVHFVLKELVRKSIGETQELKRFPTLQAEIAAASNEALERFRDESKKTVIRLVDMESSYLTVDFFRRLPQEVDKGGNPATSTVDRYSEGHFRRIASNVSSYVGMVSEIMRNSIPKAVVYCQVREAKQSLLNHFYTQIGKKEGKQLGVLLDEDPALMERRQQCAKRLELYKAARDEIDSVSWAR